From the Drosophila suzukii chromosome 2 unlocalized genomic scaffold, CBGP_Dsuzu_IsoJpt1.0 scf_2c, whole genome shotgun sequence genome, one window contains:
- the LOC139354179 gene encoding uncharacterized protein — MSQPESKIRRVQFDVEETPSVSNSTERQISELKEEVLQIRKEISIVSQKLDILVEKLAENTALLKVSVDPEKEISGAVQFPLKTEEELNEFENSLTPELIGFYTKKISKIIGSEPLSKRFKLIIAEDIINAYNLDGSNGKKSLRCRIGLYGVLKGALAKDSEDPDKSLRKAMTNVKNKLTKQKHRNNNCTIFENLNNTV; from the exons atGTCTCAACCTGAATCAAAAATTCGTCGTGTCCAGTTTGATGTGGAGG aaACCCCATCGGTCTCTA attcaACTGAACGACAAATATCAGAGTTGAAAG aAGAGGTTCTCCAAATCCGCAAGGAGATTTCTATTGTGTCTCAGAAGTTGGACATATTGGTGGAAAAACTGGCGGAAAACACCGCACTTTTAAAAGTATCAGTGGATCCTGAGAAAGAGATTTCGGGCGCGGTACAATTTCCGCTTAAAACAGAAGAGGAACTTAACGAGTTCGAAAATTCGTTGACGCCGGAACTTATCGGCTTTTAC ACAaagaaaatatcaaaaataatTGGGAGCGAACCGCTGTCAAAGCGGTTCAAACTGATTATAGCAGAAGACATTATCAATGCCTACAATTTGGACGGGTCCAACGGGAAAAAGTCCCTCAGATGCCGTATAGGGTTATACGGAGTTCttaaag gagcgttggccaaggactccgaggacccggacaaatcGTTAAGAAAGGCAATGACAAATGTGAAAAATAAACTTACCAAGCAAAAACACAGAAATAATAACTGTACAATTTTCGAAAATCTTAATAATACagtataa